A portion of the Chaetodon trifascialis isolate fChaTrf1 chromosome 7, fChaTrf1.hap1, whole genome shotgun sequence genome contains these proteins:
- the sec61b gene encoding protein transport protein Sec61 subunit beta produces MPGPAASATNVGASSRSPSKTVAPRAAGSTVRQRKATSSGTRSGGRTTGSAGTGGMWRFYTEDSPGLKVGPVPVLVMSLLFIASVFMLHIWGKYTRS; encoded by the exons ATG CCTGGACCAGCAGCAAGTGCAACCAATGTGGGGGCATCTAGCCGTTCCCCCAGCAAGACAGTGGCTCCCCGTGCAGCAGGCTCCACAGTCAGACAGAG GAAAGCTACCAGCAGCGGTACACGCAGCGGTGGCAGGACCACGGGATCGGCAGGCACTGGTGGCATGTGGCGCTTCTACACAGAAGACTCACCAGGCCTCAAAGT CGGCCCGGTGCCCGTGCTGGTGATGAGTCTGCTCTTCATTGCGTCAGTCTTCATGCTGCACATCTGGGGGAAATACACCCGCTCTTAA
- the alg2 gene encoding alpha-1,3/1,6-mannosyltransferase ALG2 produces the protein MARVVFLHPDLGIGGAERLVVDAAVALKNQGCSVQIWTAHYDPTHCFSETLDPDLPVVCVGDWLPTSVFGYLHALCAYLRMIYVALYLIFFSGVEYDVIFCDQVSACIPVLRLSRHRKKVLFYCHFPDQLLTQRKSVLKKLYRAPIDWLEERTTGMADMILVNSQFTAGIFRETFLGLRGVQTDVLYPSLNTRTFDQPSEAQGLEGLLPEGTSCLFLSLNRYERKKNLRLALEALEALRSSLSPGQRASIHLVVAGGYDDRVTENVQHYSELKELAEQLHLEDCVTFLRSPSDSLKVALLQGSTAVLYTPSREHFGIVPVEAMYCCCPVIAVNSGGPLESVADGETGFLCEPTAEAFSKAMERLVREPQLRRDMGQAGRRRVRDKFSLQAFSYQLYGYIVRLSQ, from the exons ATGGCCCGGGTGGTGTTCCTCCATCCAGACCTTGGCATTGGTGGAGCCGAACGACTGGTGGTTGATGCTGCTGTCGCACTGAAGAATCAAGGATGCAGCGTTCAGATCTGGACAGCCCATTATGACCCAACACACTGCTTCTCTGAGACCCTGGACCCAGACCTGCCTGTG gtgtgtgtgggtgactgGCTCCCCACCAGTGTGTTTGGTTACCTGCATGCGCTGTGTGCCTACCTGAGGATGATCTATGTGGCCCTCTACCTGATCTTCTTCAGCGGGGTGGAGTACGACGTCATCTTCTGTGATCAA GTGTCAGCGTGTATTCCGGTGCTGCGACTGTCCCGTCACAGGAAGAAGgttttgttttactgtcacTTCCCAGACCAGCTACTGACCCAGAGGAAGTCGGTCCTGAAGAAACTTTACCGCGCTCCCATTGACTGGCTGGAGGAACGAACCACTGGCATGGCTGATATG ATTCTGGTAAACAGCCAGTTCACCGCTGGCATCTTCAGGGAGACCTTTCTTGGTCTAAGGGGAGTCCAGACAGATGTCCTCTATCCCTCCCTCAACACTCGTACCTTTGACCAGCCGTCTGAGGCACAAGGCCTGGAAGGGCTGCTCCCCGAGGGAACCTcctgcctgtttctctctctgaacCGATACGAGAGAAAGAAGAACCTGCGACTGGCTCTGGAGGCTCTGGAGGCCCTGAGGAGCAGCCTTTCTCCAGGCCAGAGAGCAAGCATTCACCTAGTGGTGGCGGGGGGCTACGATGACCGAGTCACTGAGAACGTTCAACATTATTCTGAACTGAAAGAGTTGGCAGAGCAGCTCCACTTGGAGGACTGTGTTACCTTCTTGCGCTCCCCCTCTGATTCGCTGAAGGTGGCGCTGCTGCAGGGCAGTACAGCTGTGCTGTACACCCCGAGCAGAGAGCATTTTGGGATAGTTCCTGTAGAGGCCATGTACTGCTGCTGCCCTGTTATCGCGGTGAATTCTGGGGGCCCCCTGGAGAgcgtggcagacggggagacgggcttcctgtgtgagcccACGGCAGAGGCCTTCTCTAAGGCCATGGAGAGGCTTGTGAGGGAGCCACAGCTCCGCAGGGACATGGGACaagctgggaggaggagggtgcgAGATAAATTCTCTCTTCAGGCCTTCTCATACCAGCTGTACGGGTACATTGTCAGGCTGAGCCAGTGA